In the Alphaproteobacteria bacterium genome, CGTCGTCATGTGTGCGGCCACGCTGTTTCTGCCGCTTGCGATCGCCTCGTGGTGGGGGCGTCCGCCAGCGGATGCGACCGCCGCGCTCTGGCTGCTCGGCTTGTTCGCCGTCTCGATCGGCCTGCCGTTCTTCGCGTTGTCGGCGAACGGACCGTTGCTGCAGGCATGGTTCGCGCGAACGAACCATCCGAGTGCCACCAATCCCTATTTCCTCTACGCGGCGAGCAATATCGGCAGCTTCCTCGCGCTCCTGTCCTACCCCTTCGTGCTGGAGCCGCTGAGCACGCTCGGCCAGCAGACCGGCGGATGGGCGGTGCTTTTCGCCGTCCTGATCGTGCTCATTGCGTGCTGCGGGTGGCTGATGCTCGGTTCGCCGCGCGCCGATCCGCTGAGCGCCACGGCAAGTGCCGAGCCGCCGCCGACCTGGCGCGATGCGGCGCGCTGGGTCGTGCTCGCGGCGGTGCCCTCCGCGCTGCTCATCTCGGTCACGGCGCACATCTCGACCGACATTGCGGCGGCGCCGTTCATGTGGGTCATTCCGCTCGCGCTTTATCTTTTGACGTTTGTCATCGTGTTTTCCAGGCGGCCGCTGTTGCGGCACGACTGGATGGTCGCGCTCGAGCCGCTGTTCATCGTTGCGCTCGCCGGGATCATCGTGCTCGAGATCCGCCAGTATGTGCTCGGACTGCTGGCGCTCAACGTCGTCGCCTTCTTCGTCATCACGATGGTGTGCCACGGCGAGCTGAGCCGGAGCCGCCCGGCGGCGCGGCATCTCACGGCGTTCTATATGTGGATGTCGGCCGGCGGGGTCATCGGCGGTATCTTCGCCGGGCTGGTCGCGCCGAACGTGTTTTCCTGGGTGCTCGAATATCCGCTCCTGGTGGTGCTCGCGATCCTGTGCCGGCCCGGGCTCGAATTGCCGACCAGCTGGCGCACGCGGCTCCTCTGGCTCGCGGCCATCGCGATTGTCGCTATCGTGGCCTTCCCCGGCTTGAGCGAGCGGTACGTCACCGACGAGAAGACCTTCTACTGGGTGATCGGCGGCCTTCTGGTCGTTTCGGGCCTCGTGTCGCGCGAGCCGCTGCCATTCGCGGCGGTGATCGCGGTGGTCTTCATCATCGGCACGTCCTACCGGCCAGACACCGAAGTGCGTCAAACGATGCGCAGCTTCTTCGGCGTGCACAAGATCACCGAGACCACTGACGGGCAATTCCGCATATTCATGCACGGGACCACGATCCACGGCGCCGAACGGCTGCGCGACGACGATGGTGAACCAATCACAGGGCAGCCGCCGATGATCACCTACTATCATCCGAACTCGCCGATGGGCGTTACCGTGAAGGCAGTGCGTGCGCGCGTTGGCGGGCCGATCAAGGTGGCGGTGGTCGGGCTTGGGACTGGTACGTTCGCATGCTTCTCGGAGCCAGGCGACGCCTTCAAGTTCTATGAGATCGACGCCAGCGTCGAAAAGCTGGCGCGCGATCCGGACCGCTTCCGCTATCTCGACCAATGTGCGCGCGATGTTCCGGTGGTGCTAGGCGACGCGCGCCTCACGCTCGCCGAAAGCCCGGACAGATACGATCTGATCGTGCTCGATGCATTCACCTCCGACGCGATCCCGGTGCACCTGATGACGCGCGAGGCGATGGCGATCTATCTGTCGAGGCTTGCGCCGCACGGCATCGTGATGCTGCACATCTCGAACCGCCACATGGAGCTCGCCTCCGTCGTTGCCGGTATCGCGCATGCGAATGGTCTGGTCAGCCGCCAGAACAATCGCGCGGCGCGTGAGGGCGAGGACGACACGCGCTAT is a window encoding:
- a CDS encoding fused MFS/spermidine synthase, translating into MPASPSLLLRVFAAAIFLSAALLFAVQPMFTKMVLPRLGGTPAVWSVAMVFFQAVLLAGYAYAHALTKYLPGRRSVVVHLVVMCAATLFLPLAIASWWGRPPADATAALWLLGLFAVSIGLPFFALSANGPLLQAWFARTNHPSATNPYFLYAASNIGSFLALLSYPFVLEPLSTLGQQTGGWAVLFAVLIVLIACCGWLMLGSPRADPLSATASAEPPPTWRDAARWVVLAAVPSALLISVTAHISTDIAAAPFMWVIPLALYLLTFVIVFSRRPLLRHDWMVALEPLFIVALAGIIVLEIRQYVLGLLALNVVAFFVITMVCHGELSRSRPAARHLTAFYMWMSAGGVIGGIFAGLVAPNVFSWVLEYPLLVVLAILCRPGLELPTSWRTRLLWLAAIAIVAIVAFPGLSERYVTDEKTFYWVIGGLLVVSGLVSREPLPFAAVIAVVFIIGTSYRPDTEVRQTMRSFFGVHKITETTDGQFRIFMHGTTIHGAERLRDDDGEPITGQPPMITYYHPNSPMGVTVKAVRARVGGPIKVAVVGLGTGTFACFSEPGDAFKFYEIDASVEKLARDPDRFRYLDQCARDVPVVLGDARLTLAESPDRYDLIVLDAFTSDAIPVHLMTREAMAIYLSRLAPHGIVMLHISNRHMELASVVAGIAHANGLVSRQNNRAAREGEDDTRYVFTSNVVINAREESDFGQLLEDKDWSELTIDPDQRIWTDDYSNIIGAIWRNLSRAHPWLMSGE